The Campylobacter armoricus sequence AAACAAATTAGCAAAGAAACTATTGACTCAAATTTCAAACAAATTCAAAGCAGATATATAAAAACAAATATAGAAAATATAAACGATCTTTTGGTTCAAGAACTACCAGATTCTATAATTCATTTTTTAGATTCTGATGATTATTTTTTAAATGATTGTATAAAACTTTGCATAAAAGAAATGATTGAAAAAAAATTAGATATTTGTATGCATGGTTTTGATGAATATCATGAGCGTAATTCTTACTTTTTAAAAAATCCTCCAACCAACTTGATGTTAAAAAGTGATAAAGTATTTTTTGATAGCGGTATAAAATTATTACAAAAAAACAATTTTCTTCAATTTTATTTTGCTTGGCAAGGAGCTTTCAAATCTGATATTTTAAATAAATATAATCTTCGCTTTACTCATGGAATTTATCACGAAGACCACGATTTTGGAACAATTTTATTTTGCTTGGCAAGAAGAATATTTTATACTGATACAACTTTAATGATTTATAGAATTAGACAAGGCTCTATAACCAACATTCAAAATAATACCATGCCAAAAAAATTACCTAAATACTTAAAAAATCTAGCAGGGGGGGGGCATTTTAATAATTATCAAGAACTTAGAGAGTATTTTCATTTGTATTGCTTGCTTGTTATTGCCTTAAAAATACAAAATTTTAACAATCAAAACTCCTTTTTAAGAAAATCTTCAAAAAGTTATATATATTCCATTATACAGAGAAAAATTACAAAAGATCCATTAGAAATCAAGAATAAAATATATAATTATGTAAAATTTGTTAAACTTTATAAAATATATTTTACCATTAGATTATATTTTAGACATCCAAAAAAAATATTCCAAAGAATATTTTCATTATTTAAAAATTAAAATCATTCTTGTAATTTTATATCCAATTTTTGAAATCTTATAAGATTTTAAAAATTTCAATTTTTCTTTAACACACAAAGGATCTTTGTTAAAACTACTAATCTTAATTGCATTTTTAACATAAAAATACAAAATAACTTTTTTCAAAAATAAAGAGATTGTTTTATCTTGATAACTATTAATAAAACTAATTAATTCTAAGGCTATCAACACCCAACTAGCATATTTAAAATACTCCTTTGCTAAAAACGCATCTCCGTTAAAAGCATCCAATATGTTTCTAAAATGAGGAAGTATGTTATCTTTAATAATTATCTTATCTTGATTTGTTGATGAATTTGCTCGAATTCTGTAATAATAAAATACTTTAGGATAAACATAAATACTTTTAGCTTGAGAAAAAAGCAAAATTCCAAATAAATGATCTTCAGCAAAAATATGATTTTTAAATTTTAATTTTTTCTCTTTTATATAATTAAAATTTATCATACCAGAACACACAAAAGAAAAATCTTTCATCTTACTTTTTGCTAGATATCGTAGCCATTCTAGTGAAGTAATCTTTTTTTCTTGTTTTATATTAATGTCTTTTAGCCTGCTACTTTGACTTTGATTTTTGCAAGGTATTTCATAGTATTTAGCCTCATCAAACCACACCACATCTACCCCATCCATTCTAGACACACATTCTTCTATGCAGTTTAATTCCCAATAATCATCAGAATCTAAAAAGATAATATAATCTATAATAGGATAAGTAAAGTTAGTTAAATCTTGTTCGTTATTAAAAGCTTTATAACTTTTATATACAGTGTATATTTCATAAGGATTATTACCTTCTATGTTAAATTCTATTAAAGAATTTTCTTTTAAATTTTTAGTTTTATTTTTGAGTTTATATTCTCCACTAAAATATTCTATACCTACATTTCTAGCACTACTTTGTCCTCCATTTTTTTTATCAAAAAGAGTGATTCTTTTATCTTTTAAAGTATATTCTTTTGCAATATTAAGTGAGTTTTCATCTATACTACCATCATTTACTAGTATGATTTCTAGATTAGTATAGCTTTGATTGATTACACTATCTAAACATTCTTTTAAATATTTTTCTACATTATATATGGGGATTATTACACCAATGGTTTTCATACACAACCTTAATTATTTTTGATATTATATCAAAAAACTTTTTAGGAATGTATATGCAAATACACCACAACCACTTACTTTATAATAATTTAACAAAAAAACTAAGTTCGTTTATACCTATAAAATCAACAAGAAGAAAATTAAGAAATCATATCCAGTATAAGTTAGAACACCCTAAAGTAGCTAAC is a genomic window containing:
- a CDS encoding glycosyltransferase family 2 protein; amino-acid sequence: MNNPLISIIIPIYNVAPYLKECLESVINQTYKHLDIILVDDGSNDESLDIALKYLDKDERIFLISKENGGLSSARNMGLEFIKGTKLRSFFENNKEQDIISFTSTHTFKKNTKQISKETIDSNFKQIQSRYIKTNIENINDLLVQELPDSIIHFLDSDDYFLNDCIKLCIKEMIEKKLDICMHGFDEYHERNSYFLKNPPTNLMLKSDKVFFDSGIKLLQKNNFLQFYFAWQGAFKSDILNKYNLRFTHGIYHEDHDFGTILFCLARRIFYTDTTLMIYRIRQGSITNIQNNTMPKKLPKYLKNLAGGGHFNNYQELREYFHLYCLLVIALKIQNFNNQNSFLRKSSKSYIYSIIQRKITKDPLEIKNKIYNYVKFVKLYKIYFTIRLYFRHPKKIFQRIFSLFKN
- a CDS encoding glycosyltransferase family 2 protein translates to MKTIGVIIPIYNVEKYLKECLDSVINQSYTNLEIILVNDGSIDENSLNIAKEYTLKDKRITLFDKKNGGQSSARNVGIEYFSGEYKLKNKTKNLKENSLIEFNIEGNNPYEIYTVYKSYKAFNNEQDLTNFTYPIIDYIIFLDSDDYWELNCIEECVSRMDGVDVVWFDEAKYYEIPCKNQSQSSRLKDINIKQEKKITSLEWLRYLAKSKMKDFSFVCSGMINFNYIKEKKLKFKNHIFAEDHLFGILLFSQAKSIYVYPKVFYYYRIRANSSTNQDKIIIKDNILPHFRNILDAFNGDAFLAKEYFKYASWVLIALELISFINSYQDKTISLFLKKVILYFYVKNAIKISSFNKDPLCVKEKLKFLKSYKISKIGYKITRMILIFK